The following proteins come from a genomic window of Actinopolyspora saharensis:
- a CDS encoding benzaldehyde dehydrogenase produces the protein MTGLLTGNSWTGKIYNGQWVGSTGGTAEVSEPATGAMLAEVGLGNAADVERASREASEAQSAWAQRIGPERAAILREAAKTLERHHEEVERWLIRESGSVPGKAAFEVQLAQAELWEAAALPTQPWGHLLPASQDGRHSAARRLPLGVVGIISPWNFPFLLAIRAVAPALALGNAVVLKPDVQTAVVGGTAIAQLFHEAGLPEGLLQVLAGDAEPGQALCEDPNIAMVSFTGSTSIGREVASAAGRNLKRVSLELGGNNALIVLDDADVDTASSAGAWSAYLHQGQICMTAGRHIVVESVADEYLDLLSRRAAALRVGDPNREEVALGPLINESQIANVERVVNETVSSGAELRAGGKRDALFYRPTVLGGVTAEMPAFREEIFGPVAPVTVVRDEEEAIAVANDTDRGLVAAVQTSSAERGNALANQLRTGIVHVNDQTLNNDAYAPFGGTGMSGNGSRFGSQSSWDEFTEWQWLTSRSQARQYPF, from the coding sequence ATGACTGGTTTGCTCACCGGAAATTCTTGGACGGGTAAAATCTACAATGGACAGTGGGTCGGATCCACAGGAGGAACCGCCGAGGTATCAGAACCGGCCACCGGTGCCATGCTCGCCGAGGTAGGCCTGGGCAATGCCGCGGACGTCGAACGCGCGTCACGGGAGGCATCGGAGGCCCAATCCGCCTGGGCACAGCGCATCGGTCCCGAGCGTGCTGCGATTCTCCGTGAGGCGGCGAAGACGCTGGAGCGTCACCACGAGGAGGTTGAGCGCTGGTTGATCCGTGAAAGCGGATCCGTTCCCGGCAAGGCGGCCTTCGAAGTACAGCTCGCCCAGGCCGAGCTGTGGGAGGCGGCCGCGCTGCCGACGCAGCCGTGGGGGCACTTGCTTCCGGCTAGCCAGGATGGCAGGCACAGCGCTGCTCGTCGGCTTCCCCTGGGAGTCGTCGGAATCATCAGCCCGTGGAACTTCCCCTTTCTGCTGGCCATTCGAGCCGTCGCGCCGGCGCTGGCACTGGGCAACGCCGTCGTCCTCAAACCTGACGTGCAAACGGCCGTCGTCGGTGGCACAGCGATAGCTCAACTGTTCCATGAAGCCGGCTTGCCGGAGGGACTGTTGCAGGTCCTCGCCGGCGACGCCGAGCCGGGACAGGCACTGTGCGAAGACCCCAATATCGCGATGGTGTCGTTCACCGGTTCGACGTCGATCGGTCGTGAGGTCGCCTCCGCGGCGGGTCGCAACCTCAAGCGAGTGTCGTTGGAGCTGGGCGGCAACAACGCTCTGATCGTGCTCGACGACGCCGACGTCGACACGGCCAGCTCCGCAGGGGCATGGAGCGCGTACCTGCATCAGGGGCAGATCTGCATGACGGCAGGACGCCACATCGTGGTCGAGTCAGTCGCCGACGAGTATCTCGATCTGCTGTCCCGACGTGCGGCGGCACTGAGGGTGGGAGATCCGAACCGCGAGGAGGTCGCGCTCGGTCCGCTTATCAACGAAAGTCAGATCGCCAACGTGGAGAGGGTGGTGAACGAGACCGTCTCCTCCGGTGCGGAGCTGCGTGCCGGGGGGAAGCGCGATGCGCTGTTTTACCGTCCGACCGTCCTCGGTGGTGTCACCGCCGAGATGCCGGCGTTCCGCGAAGAGATCTTCGGTCCCGTCGCCCCGGTGACAGTGGTCCGGGACGAGGAGGAGGCGATCGCGGTCGCCAACGACACTGACCGGGGACTTGTCGCAGCGGTCCAAACAAGCTCCGCCGAGCGTGGGAATGCCTTGGCCAACCAGTTGAGGACCGGGATCGTGCACGTCAACGACCAGACGTTGAACAACGACGCCTACGCGCCGTTCGGTGGTACCGGGATGTCTGGAAATGGCAGCCGTTTCGGCTCGCAGAGCAGCTGGGACGAGTTCACCGAGTGGCAGTGGCTTACCAGCCGCTCCCAGGCCCGGCAGTACCCGTTCTGA
- a CDS encoding helix-turn-helix domain-containing protein, translating to MTASQEEQVESWRAAVSSAFYGLCPEPWNGAATLGGVQHVPLGSLGAFTVHGTPQVLRRPSRVVRGAPSDELKMCLLTRGSAIVQQDDREVPLTAGRLAVYDLGRPYALRFDEDWSCFVITFPRSGVALTRRELLRTMGHSHDARTGTVAMVSDFVETALTRAVEGPSESTKHLGEAGLHLLSAAFNTEPPAGGPPEDVIRARIERYVRQHLSDPDLSTESVAAAHHMSLRTVQRLFSDQERTLSQLIRHERLEGARRDLANPRLAKHTIAGLAARWGFVNAPGFTRAFRAAYNMSPSEAREAGPSDHPREPAR from the coding sequence TTGACCGCGTCGCAGGAGGAACAGGTCGAGTCCTGGCGCGCCGCCGTGTCCAGCGCCTTCTACGGTTTGTGCCCCGAACCGTGGAACGGTGCGGCGACACTGGGGGGCGTGCAGCACGTCCCCCTCGGATCGTTGGGCGCTTTCACGGTGCACGGGACTCCGCAGGTGCTGCGGCGACCGTCCCGTGTGGTGCGTGGGGCGCCCTCGGACGAGCTCAAGATGTGTTTGTTGACGCGCGGCAGTGCCATCGTGCAGCAGGACGACCGCGAAGTTCCCCTCACTGCCGGCCGGCTAGCCGTCTACGACCTGGGGCGACCGTATGCCCTGCGCTTCGACGAGGACTGGTCGTGCTTCGTGATCACTTTCCCCCGCAGCGGAGTGGCCCTGACCCGGCGGGAACTGTTGCGCACGATGGGGCACTCTCATGACGCCCGGACCGGAACTGTGGCTATGGTCAGCGACTTTGTCGAAACGGCGCTGACGCGAGCCGTCGAAGGCCCCTCGGAAAGCACCAAGCACCTGGGGGAAGCTGGACTGCACTTGTTGTCGGCAGCCTTCAACACCGAACCCCCGGCGGGAGGCCCTCCTGAAGACGTGATACGTGCTCGGATCGAGCGTTACGTCCGGCAGCATCTGTCCGACCCCGATCTGAGCACCGAATCCGTGGCAGCGGCGCACCATATGTCGCTGCGTACCGTGCAACGGTTGTTCTCCGACCAGGAACGCACGCTCAGCCAGTTGATCCGGCACGAACGGCTCGAGGGGGCGCGCCGGGACCTGGCGAATCCGCGGTTGGCCAAACACACGATCGCTGGCCTAGCCGCCCGGTGGGGGTTCGTCAACGCACCGGGGTTCACCCGTGCCTTCCGCGCGGCGTACAACATGTCGCCGTCGGAGGCACGAGAAGCAGGTCCCTCGGATCATCCTCGGGAACCGGCTCGTTAG
- a CDS encoding DUF6011 domain-containing protein, with protein MIRRYTSERRRWIIAVQMVSEGIDILRLSVGVYASRTTTPLFLRQVAGRFVRTRGDDDETCAALYVPSVAALLKNAAEVDTAAFRFAEFTVRCCRCGRVLRHRYSKTVGIGPVCRNGMTEAELEE; from the coding sequence GTGATCCGCCGCTACACCAGCGAGCGACGCCGCTGGATCATCGCTGTGCAGATGGTCTCCGAGGGGATCGACATCCTACGACTGTCCGTCGGCGTCTACGCCAGCCGCACCACCACCCCCTTGTTCCTCCGACAAGTCGCCGGGCGCTTCGTCCGCACCCGCGGTGACGACGACGAGACCTGCGCCGCTTTGTATGTGCCCTCGGTAGCCGCGTTGCTGAAAAACGCCGCCGAGGTGGACACAGCAGCGTTCCGGTTCGCCGAATTCACGGTGCGGTGCTGCCGCTGCGGTCGAGTACTGCGGCATCGCTACTCGAAAACCGTGGGCATCGGACCGGTGTGCCGAAACGGCATGACCGAAGCCGAGCTGGAGGAATAA
- a CDS encoding MBL fold metallo-hydrolase produces the protein MPARIDHTITSGTFSLDGQTHQVDNNVWVLGDDTECVVIDAPHDTGAIQKLVADRQVRAILATHAHDDHVRAAPELAKALNAPVWLHPDDLVLWHMTHPQHVPDAALADDQQINIADTTLQVLHTPGHAPGAVCLHVPELGAVFTGDTLFAGGPGATGRSYSDSDVIISSISTRLLTLPEHTTVHPGHGDTTTIRTEKPNIDEWKKHSS, from the coding sequence ATGCCCGCCCGCATCGATCACACCATCACCTCGGGAACATTCTCCCTGGACGGGCAGACCCACCAAGTGGACAACAACGTCTGGGTCCTCGGCGACGACACCGAGTGCGTGGTCATCGACGCACCCCACGACACCGGCGCGATCCAGAAACTGGTCGCAGACCGGCAGGTGCGAGCCATCCTAGCCACCCACGCCCACGACGATCACGTGCGGGCAGCCCCGGAGCTGGCCAAGGCACTCAACGCCCCAGTGTGGCTGCATCCCGACGACCTCGTGCTCTGGCACATGACCCATCCGCAACACGTCCCGGACGCAGCCCTCGCCGACGATCAACAGATCAACATCGCAGACACCACTCTGCAGGTGCTACACACTCCCGGACACGCCCCCGGAGCCGTGTGCCTACACGTACCCGAGCTAGGCGCAGTCTTCACCGGCGACACCCTCTTCGCCGGAGGCCCCGGAGCTACCGGGCGCTCCTACTCCGACTCCGATGTGATCATCAGCTCGATCAGCACCCGCCTGCTGACACTACCCGAGCACACCACCGTCCACCCCGGCCACGGCGACACCACCACCATCAGAACGGAAAAACCAAACATCGACGAATGGAAAAAGCACAGCTCCTGA